The nucleotide window TATATTATTCAAATTCAATATAATGTAACTGAAATTTAATTTTAATGACATTGGAGAGCTAATGGAATTGCAAAACTTTAACCCATGGTGGCGTGATGGAAAGGTATCCGCTGAATTCCTTGGAAGGAAAAGAAAGATATTTAGCAATATCTTCAAGTATGTAGAGAAGCGTCAGATTGTGCTGTTTACCGGGTTAAGAAGGGTTGGCAAGACAACATTGATGTATCAGATCATAGACGAACTCCTCAGAAAGGGAGTAAATCCATACAACGTCTTATATTTCTCATTCGATGAGATGAAGTATGACTTGGAAGCCATTATCAAACAATATGAGACAGATATACTCCATGAGGATATCTCTAAAAAAAAGGTTTTTATATTCCTTGACGAAATACAGAAGCTTGAGGGCTGGCCTTCAAAGGTAAAGCTTCTCTATGATGCAAACCCAAAATTAAAAATATTTCTGACAGGCTCAGCCCAGATAACCATGTGGAGAGGTACAAGAGAAAGCCTGGCAGGTAGATTCTTTGATTTTGTAATCAGGCCATTAGACTTTGAGGAGTATCTTGATTTCAAAGGGGTAAGGATAGACAGAGATAGGGAAAAGATATTCGAGAAGGATTTAAGGCGACATATGGCAGGGTTCCTTAAGACAGGAGGTTTCATTGAAGCCCTTGATATGGATGAGCATATGCTAAGAAAATATTTTAAGGAGAGTTTGCTTGAGCGGGTTATCTTTGTTGATATACCACAGACCTTTAAACTTGACCTGCCTGAGCTTCTAATGAAACTGTTAACTATTACTACATCAAGGCCGGGGTTTTATCTCGACTATAAAAACCTCAGCAATGATCTGGATGTTGATCGGAGGACGATTGCCAATTACATATCATATCTTGAATATGCCTTGTTTTTACAGAAGCTCTATAACTATTCAAGGAACCTTCTTACAAGCGAAAAAAAGGTAAAGAAGCTCTATCCCTGCAATACATCTTTTACTTTGTCGCTGAACCCTCAGGTCGATTTGCCATCTGTTGTGGAGCAGTTTTTTGTAAATAACCTTGATGCAAGGTTTTTCCTTAAGACACCGCAGAAAGAAGAGATCGACATAATCCATACTCATAATAAAAGTATTCTGCCGATTGAGATTAAGATAAAAGAGAGGATAGGCAGGGATGATGTTAAGACCCTTTTCAAATTCCTTGAGAAGAACAATATAAAGAAAGCATTGCTCATTACCCTTGATACAGGAAAAAAATTTCAGAAAGAAAAGCTCATGGTTGAGGCAATCCCTTATTGGAGATATTGGAGTATCATGCAGAAGATAGGTTGACCTCTCCACCGAATGAATATGAAGAAAAGCGTTAAAAAATTGGACAATTTGGCCGAAATGATCGGCAATTTAGCTTTTACCTTCTGCCTTCAAAGCCAGTTTTATCTGCTGTAAGATTAACCTCTTAGATTCCATATCTTCAATCCTCCTGAAATTATTGAGCAGTTCTACTTCTTCCGTAGATAGCTCTTTCTCTGCACTATAGATTTGCTCGGGTTCGCTCACAACCCCCGCCTTCAAATCTGACCTTCGGTATCTCTTTATCCATTTCCAGTCTTCTTCGTCAATATAACCAGCAAGATAGTATAGGTATTTATAATCTACCTTTATGTAAGGGGCGATACTCTTTAGCTTTTCTGGGTTTGGTGTCTTTCTTGTCCTGTTCATAATTTTGCAGAGTTCAGAATGGCTCACACCCGAAAGCCTCTCCAGATTCCTGAGTGACATCTTCGGGGTATTCTTTATCGCATCTCTTATGAAATTTCCAAGATCAGGTTTCATAAACAGTCACCTCTTAAAAGAATTATTATCCATTTCGGTTTCGATTGTCACCAAGATAGGCAAAAGACCTTTATTTTTTGCTTGACAATCTGAACCACTATGCTATCATTGGTTCTAATTTGACCCAAAGGTAACAGTTACCCTAACGGAGAATCAGGTTATGAAGGTAGTTAACAATGGAAACAAAAGAAAGTAGTTATGAGGAAATAAATCTTATAGATTATATCAATGTTCTTAAAAAGCATAGAAAGCTTATCCTCGTAATTATTGCAATCACGGTAGTGACAACTGGCATTGTATCTTTCTTGATGCCCAAGATCTATGAAGCAAAGGCAGTTATCACCCCTGCTGTTCAACCAAGGGAATCGGGTGGCGTGGGTGCTATTGCTGCACAATTTGGTATTACTACTCCCCCTTCTTCTAATATATCAGAGGTAGTTAATCTTCTCAAAAGCAATATCTTAAAGGAAAAAGTAATCAAGAGATATAACCTTCTGCCTGTATTGTTAAAAAAGAATCCTTCAGGAAAGACAGAGAATGAAAAGGCATGGATGGGCATAAGGGCTTTAAAAGACATACTCAAGGTAAATTTTAATCAAAAGGAAAACATAATTGAATTATCAGTTCAGTTTAATAACCCCAAGATTGCCACAGATATACTTAGTTATTTTCTGACCGAACTTACTGACCATATGAGCAGTGAGGCAAAAAGGGTTGCTGTAACAAACAAGGAATACTTAGAGTCTTTGATCGATAAACACTCAGACCCATTTATAAAACAAAAGATCTATGCCCTGATTGCCCAGCAGATAGAGACTTCCATGATGGCTGAGGTAAAGGAGAATTTTGCCTTCAAGGTGCTCGATCCACCAAAGATTCCTGATGAAAAAGTCAAGCCGAAGATAAGATTAAACCTGATACTATCCTTTGTTGTCTCATTGTTTGGAGGGATCTTCATAGCATTTTTCAAGGAGTATCTTGAGAAGATTAAAGGTAAAGGGAAGGAGATAACCTCTTTATGAGATCAGAATGGCAAAAAAACACAAAGGCTTTATTCCTTTTTCTCTTTATTTTTATTTTCAACAACGATGCCTATTCTCAACAACAGGATGCACAACCCACTGCCACACCCCAAAAAGGCATTCAGGTGATACAGATAGGCAATCCATCACAGCCCTCAACATCACCAATCAGTCCTCAAACCACTCAGCAGATAGAGCAGAGAAAGGCTGTGCAGGCAGAGATGGAGAAAACTGGTGGTGTTCTCACACCAGAGGCGATAGAGCAGTTAAAGAGCCGACCTGAATTTAAGGGATTAACCCCTGAAGATATCTTAAGAGGCAAAGAGCTTTTAGAGAAAAAGAGGGAGCCTGAGAAGAAAGAGCCTCCAAAGGTCATAGAAAAGACAGTGATCAGCACAGAAGCAGAAAAAAGGAAATCCCTCTTTGACCGCTATAGGGTTATAGGGGAATATCAGGATATCTCTACTGGGTTAATGCCTTTTGGCTATGAGTTCTTTACAGGGGCAACTGTGAAAGTCCTGACTCAGAGGCAGGACATCCCTGTGCCATCTGACTATATAGTAGGACCAGGGGATGAGGTAAAGATACTTCTCTGGGGAAGGGTCAATGCCCAGTATAACCTTGTTATTGATAGAGACGGTAATATAACAATACCGCAGATAGGTCCCCTTACTGTAGCAGGGATGCGTTTTGATACCATGAAGAACTATCTCATGGAGCAGGCAGAGCAGATTGTTGGAGCAAATATAAATGTTACGATGGGGGCACTGAAGAGCATTCCGATATTTGTACTTGGTGAGGTAAGAAGGCCCGGCAGTTATACAATCGGCTCTTTCTCCACAATAACAGATGCCCTTCTCCTGTCAGGAGGACCTACAGAGATAGGCTCGTTAAGAAACATACAATTGAAGAGAAAGGACAAGGTCATTTCTGTGCTTGATTTCTATGACCTACTCCTTAAAGGCGATAAGTCACAGGATAAGATATTACAGGCAGGGGATGTTGTGTTTGTGCAGACAGCAGGACCGCTTGTTGGTGTTGCAGGGAATGTGAAAAGACCTGCAATCTATGAGCTTAAGGATAGGTTTGACCTGATGAGCCTCTTTGATCTTGCAGGTGGAATAATCCCTACCGCATACACCCAGCAGATACAGGTTGAGAGGATACAGAAGAATGAAAAACAGGTGGTTATTGATATCGATGATAAGGATTTAACTAAATCAAAGGATTTCATCCTTCAGGATGCCGATTTAGTAAAGGTCTTTCCCATTGTTGATAAGGATGTAAATGTAGTTTATCTCTATGGGAATTTAAAACGGCCAGGGAAATACGAGTATAAAGAAGGAATGAAGGTTAAGAACCTGATAAAGGATTCTAATGAGCTATTACCGGAGACCCATTTTGAATATGCCCTGATCAAGAGATTAAATCCACCAGGACTTGAGACGCATCTAATACCCTTTAACCTTGGCGCTCTTCTTCTAAAGGATGATGCCTCAAATAATATTGAGCTAATGCCCCAGGACTTTATCTATGTATTTTCAAAATGGTTCTTTAAGGATAAGCCCTTTATAACCGTAGAGGGTGAGGTGAGAAAGGGTAGCAGGTTTAACCTGGATGAAAAAACCAGAGTCAAGGATGCCATCCTTCTAGCAGGTGGGCTCACAAAGGATGCCTATCTTGAGAAAGGCGAAATAATCAGGTTGAACGAAAAGAGAGAGGCGTCGCAGGTTTATTTCAATGTAGGTCTTGCAATGGCTGAAGATCCAAAAGAGAATCTCTCCCTTCAGGATGAAGACAGGATAATCATCCATTCTCTCTGGGAAGAAAAGTATAAACACACAGTATCCATCGAAGGAGATGTATTGAAACCAGGGCAGTATCAGCTCGTTAAAGATATGGAGGTAAGCGACCTGATATTTGCAGCAGGGAATATCCTTGAATCCGCATTCCTTGATGAGGCTGAAATTTCATCTCATATCATAATAGATAGTGGAAGGGCTGTAAGGATAGATTACAGAAAGATAGACCTGAGAAAGGCATTAGCCGGGGATCCCGCTCATAATATAGTCCTTAAGCCTTATGACAGGTTGTTTGTAAAACGCATACCTGACTGGAGGATAGAAAAGTTTGTAGTCCTTTCAGGAGAGGTTAAATTTCCTGGAAAATACATTGTTAAGAAAGGTGAGAGGTTCTCGTCTGTTCTTGAGAGGGCTGGAGGGTTTACTGACAAGGCATATCTTAAAGGTGCGGTATTTGTGAGGGAATCTGTAAGGTCTCTTCAGCAGAGGATGCTTGATGAGTATATAAGCAGGCTTGAGAAAGACCTGCTTGCAGCTAGCACAACAGAGGTTGCAGCAGCACTAAGCCCTGATGAGGCAAAGATAAAGCAGACCGAGATGCAGCAGAAAAGGGAACTTATCACAAAACTTAAGGGGATAAGGCCACAGGGGAGGATGGTCATACATCTCAGCCGTCTTGAGAGATTCAAAGAGAGTATATCAGACATAGAACTTGAAGATGGAGACAGTCTCTTTATCCCTGCAAGACCAAGTTCGGTGAATGTAATCGGCTCTGTATATAACCAGACTGCATTTCTCTATAATCCAGAGGCATCACTTTCGCAATACATCTCACTTGCAGGTGGACCTACAGAGTTTGCTGACACAAAGAGAACTTATGTTCTCAAGACTGATGGCTCTGCAATCGCACCTGACCAGTTAAGAGGCTGGGGCATTAACTGGAATGAGAAGAACTACCGCTGGGAGGTGGCTGATTATTCAAATACACGTCTTGACCCTGGTGACACGATAGTTGTGCCAGAGAAAATAGAAAGAATAGCATGGCTCAGGGAGATAAAGGACATAACACAGATATTATTTCAGATGGCTGTGACCGCTGGTGTTCTGATTGCACTATTTTGACGTTCGGTTCGCTCAGTCCAGGAAGGAGTCCCTCATCTTGGAAGCTGTTAGATGGGGGCTGATAGTAATAATGATAACGGGCATATTAACGAAATCAGCCTCTTTGAGCTTTGCCTCAGATAACTTTAAACACCCTGCATACTGGGGAGGAACAGGGCTTATGGAGATCCCTACTGCAAGGGTTATAGATGACTGGGATGTAAGGGCTGGGGTTGGACAGTCGCATCCCTACAGATACTATTTTGGAACCCTTGGTTTTCTCCCTGGACTCGAACTCAATGGAAGGATTACAGAATTCCTTGGCTTCAAGGCTACAGGGGCTAAATGGGCGGGATACGGTAACGATAAGGATAAGGCAGTCGATATAAAATACCAGATCCTGAATGAGAGCCGTCCTCTTCCAGCCATTGCCATAGGTGCACAGGACATACAGGGAACAAGGCTCTTTAACTCTGAGTATATAACCTTCAGCAGGCAGATATACCCATTTGATCTTACTGTTGGCTATGGAAGGGGCAGATTAAAAGGGCTATTTTACGGTGCTGAGTTCAAGGCATCTGATTCTGTCTCCTTTCTTATAGAGAAGAACCCGATTAAGTATGAAAAGGATATCAAAAGGGTTGTGGAGAGGGCGAAGTCAGAGATAAACATCGGCACGAGGATAAGGATATCAAAGGGGCTTGTCCTCAATCTCTCATATCAGCGAGGAGAAAAATTAGGGGCTTTGTTAAGTTATACATTCGGTCTTGGAAAACCGATGCTTCCATGGAAGCCAGATTATCCATTCACTGGACCTGTTGACAGACGGTCTCTCAGAGAGGTCATCCCATCAGATCCTGCTGAAAGGATTGAGAGATACCTCCTTAGACAGGGGTTTGCAAATGTAAAAGTGAAATTAACAGATAAGGAGATATTCGTCGAATATGAAAATACAAGATACCTCTCAGAGGCAAAGGCTCTGGGAAGGGTCTTGCGCACTGTGGTCTCACAGGCGCCGAAAGACATAGAGAACATCCATGCGATTACAAAGGTGAGAAATATCCCTACAATAGCAACCTCAGCCAAGCCGCAAGAGATAATCGATTTCTTTAATAACAAAATAACCACAGAGGAGTTTAAGGATGTGATAAAGGTATCAACAGAGATACCTGAGATAAAGGACTTTCCACTTGCGGCTACGGAACTAAAAAGGGGGAGCTTCGAAAGACTTACAAAAGGGGCATGGCCCGGGTTACAGACATACTGGAATGACCCATCAGGCTTTTTTAAATACAGATTAACGATGGATGCATGGTCAACAGTAAACCTCTGGGATGGGGCTGATATTTTCGGTATTGTAAGACTACCTGTAAGTAACACTATAAGCACAAACCAGCCCCCAATAAGCAAAGACCCTGTAAGAAGCGACATCGTAGATTACATCGGAAGAGAAAATCTCCGTCTCGATGCTGTTGTATTAAATCAATTGATAAGGTTTGGAGACAGAACACTGGCAAGGGGGAGTTTTGGCTATCTTGAAAACGAATATGCAGGGATCTCTGGTGAGATACTACATCTGCTTGGAGAAGGGAGATTCGCTGTTGGTGCAGAGGTAACCAGTGTAAAGAAGCGAGACCCTGTAGATACATTCAGGCTAAAAGACACATCTTACAGCACAGCTACCCTCAACACCCTTTATCGCATACCAGGGCTCGATCTTACTGCAGCTGCAAGGGCAGGAAGATTCCTTGCAGGAGATGATGGAGTAAGGTTCGATATCGCAAGAACAAAGAGAGGAGTGACTGTTGGCTTCTGGTACAGTGTTACTGACATGAAAGATTATGTTGGAGGAAAGAGATACCATGACAAGGGATTCAGTATAACGATCCCTGCAAATATGTTTTTTGACCACGACTCTAAAAAGAAATATACATATGCCCTCTCACCATGGACAAGGGATACAGGGCAGTTAGTAAGCCAGTGGAGAACGCTCGGTTCATACATGTTTAACCTCT belongs to Nitrospirota bacterium and includes:
- a CDS encoding YjbH domain-containing protein; amino-acid sequence: MEAVRWGLIVIMITGILTKSASLSFASDNFKHPAYWGGTGLMEIPTARVIDDWDVRAGVGQSHPYRYYFGTLGFLPGLELNGRITEFLGFKATGAKWAGYGNDKDKAVDIKYQILNESRPLPAIAIGAQDIQGTRLFNSEYITFSRQIYPFDLTVGYGRGRLKGLFYGAEFKASDSVSFLIEKNPIKYEKDIKRVVERAKSEINIGTRIRISKGLVLNLSYQRGEKLGALLSYTFGLGKPMLPWKPDYPFTGPVDRRSLREVIPSDPAERIERYLLRQGFANVKVKLTDKEIFVEYENTRYLSEAKALGRVLRTVVSQAPKDIENIHAITKVRNIPTIATSAKPQEIIDFFNNKITTEEFKDVIKVSTEIPEIKDFPLAATELKRGSFERLTKGAWPGLQTYWNDPSGFFKYRLTMDAWSTVNLWDGADIFGIVRLPVSNTISTNQPPISKDPVRSDIVDYIGRENLRLDAVVLNQLIRFGDRTLARGSFGYLENEYAGISGEILHLLGEGRFAVGAEVTSVKKRDPVDTFRLKDTSYSTATLNTLYRIPGLDLTAAARAGRFLAGDDGVRFDIARTKRGVTVGFWYSVTDMKDYVGGKRYHDKGFSITIPANMFFDHDSKKKYTYALSPWTRDTGQLVSQWRTLGSYMFNLYPADIKGRLDEMKD
- a CDS encoding ATP-binding protein produces the protein MELQNFNPWWRDGKVSAEFLGRKRKIFSNIFKYVEKRQIVLFTGLRRVGKTTLMYQIIDELLRKGVNPYNVLYFSFDEMKYDLEAIIKQYETDILHEDISKKKVFIFLDEIQKLEGWPSKVKLLYDANPKLKIFLTGSAQITMWRGTRESLAGRFFDFVIRPLDFEEYLDFKGVRIDRDREKIFEKDLRRHMAGFLKTGGFIEALDMDEHMLRKYFKESLLERVIFVDIPQTFKLDLPELLMKLLTITTSRPGFYLDYKNLSNDLDVDRRTIANYISYLEYALFLQKLYNYSRNLLTSEKKVKKLYPCNTSFTLSLNPQVDLPSVVEQFFVNNLDARFFLKTPQKEEIDIIHTHNKSILPIEIKIKERIGRDDVKTLFKFLEKNNIKKALLITLDTGKKFQKEKLMVEAIPYWRYWSIMQKIG
- a CDS encoding SLBB domain-containing protein, translating into MRSEWQKNTKALFLFLFIFIFNNDAYSQQQDAQPTATPQKGIQVIQIGNPSQPSTSPISPQTTQQIEQRKAVQAEMEKTGGVLTPEAIEQLKSRPEFKGLTPEDILRGKELLEKKREPEKKEPPKVIEKTVISTEAEKRKSLFDRYRVIGEYQDISTGLMPFGYEFFTGATVKVLTQRQDIPVPSDYIVGPGDEVKILLWGRVNAQYNLVIDRDGNITIPQIGPLTVAGMRFDTMKNYLMEQAEQIVGANINVTMGALKSIPIFVLGEVRRPGSYTIGSFSTITDALLLSGGPTEIGSLRNIQLKRKDKVISVLDFYDLLLKGDKSQDKILQAGDVVFVQTAGPLVGVAGNVKRPAIYELKDRFDLMSLFDLAGGIIPTAYTQQIQVERIQKNEKQVVIDIDDKDLTKSKDFILQDADLVKVFPIVDKDVNVVYLYGNLKRPGKYEYKEGMKVKNLIKDSNELLPETHFEYALIKRLNPPGLETHLIPFNLGALLLKDDASNNIELMPQDFIYVFSKWFFKDKPFITVEGEVRKGSRFNLDEKTRVKDAILLAGGLTKDAYLEKGEIIRLNEKREASQVYFNVGLAMAEDPKENLSLQDEDRIIIHSLWEEKYKHTVSIEGDVLKPGQYQLVKDMEVSDLIFAAGNILESAFLDEAEISSHIIIDSGRAVRIDYRKIDLRKALAGDPAHNIVLKPYDRLFVKRIPDWRIEKFVVLSGEVKFPGKYIVKKGERFSSVLERAGGFTDKAYLKGAVFVRESVRSLQQRMLDEYISRLEKDLLAASTTEVAAALSPDEAKIKQTEMQQKRELITKLKGIRPQGRMVIHLSRLERFKESISDIELEDGDSLFIPARPSSVNVIGSVYNQTAFLYNPEASLSQYISLAGGPTEFADTKRTYVLKTDGSAIAPDQLRGWGINWNEKNYRWEVADYSNTRLDPGDTIVVPEKIERIAWLREIKDITQILFQMAVTAGVLIALF
- a CDS encoding Wzz/FepE/Etk N-terminal domain-containing protein; protein product: METKESSYEEINLIDYINVLKKHRKLILVIIAITVVTTGIVSFLMPKIYEAKAVITPAVQPRESGGVGAIAAQFGITTPPSSNISEVVNLLKSNILKEKVIKRYNLLPVLLKKNPSGKTENEKAWMGIRALKDILKVNFNQKENIIELSVQFNNPKIATDILSYFLTELTDHMSSEAKRVAVTNKEYLESLIDKHSDPFIKQKIYALIAQQIETSMMAEVKENFAFKVLDPPKIPDEKVKPKIRLNLILSFVVSLFGGIFIAFFKEYLEKIKGKGKEITSL